In the genome of Eriocheir sinensis breed Jianghai 21 chromosome 56, ASM2467909v1, whole genome shotgun sequence, one region contains:
- the LOC126984166 gene encoding uncharacterized protein LOC126984166, with the protein MSSGGMGGAGFEQVPNGPFGGGTPLSMLQLPPTAHAELNAHLNSPGSSGASFTLDGGRATEAGEAAEHTEGEVGWVCKTCRLVFPSPPLLAAHQRALDHSRGVLRLTQLLYACTTCRHHAATQVEFRRHLESEQHRAAITPAVPSGGGGVGGGVVEDAEVAAVVRQITALAQAAHPGTDTNANINKDSAAPMPGPQPAPSQ; encoded by the coding sequence ATGAGCAGTGGCGGCATGGGCGGCGCAGGATTCGAGCAGGTGCCAAACGGACCATTCGGGGGTGGCACCCCCCTTTCCATGCTGCAGCTGCCGCCCACCGCCCACGCCGAGCTCAACGCTCACCTCAACTCCCCTGGCTCTTCCGGAGCGAGTTTCACCCTGGACGGCGGGAGGGCGACCGAGGCCGGCGAGGCTGCCGAGCACACGGAGGGGGAGGTGGGCTGGGTGTGCAAGACCTGCCGCCTCGTCTTCCCGTCTCCCCCTCTCCTGGCCGCCCATCAGCGCGCCCTCGATCACTCACGCGGAGTCCTCAGGCTGACGCAGTTGCTCTACGCCTGCACCACTTGTCGCCACCACGCAGCCACACAGGTGGAGTTCCGACGCCACCTGGAAAGCGAGCAGCACCGTGCTGCCATTACCCCTGCCGTgcccagcggcggcggcggggttggtgGCGGCGTGGTGGAAGACGCGGAGGTTGCGGCGGTGGTGCGGCAAATCACGGCCCTGGCCCAGGCGGCGCACCCCGGCACGGACACCAACGCCAACATCAACAAAGACAGCGCCGCCCCGATGCCAGGGCCCCAGCCGGCCCCCAGCCAATAA